The following is a genomic window from Opitutus sp. ER46.
TACACCGACGCCGAACTCGCACCGTGGTGCCGTGCTCTCACCCGCGTCTCCCGTCGGGGCATCCCCGCGTACGTCTATTTCAACAACGACCTCAACACGCGGGCGCCCCAGAACGCCGAGCGCCTGATGGAGATGCTCGGCGAACGCGCCCTCCCTCCGATCCCGCAATCCCCGTCCGCGCCAGCCATCACTCCTGCGGCCGCCATCGAGCCGTCGCGACCGTCTCGCCGTCGCGCCCCCAGGGCCACCGCCACCCAACGCCGTCCGGCGCGGTCACGGCGCTCCCCCACGCCGTCCCACGCGGCGGTCCTACGCTCCCGCACGCCGCACGGCCGGCCTGTTTTTGCCCAGCCTTCCGTGCGTATCCCCTCTCCGGCGACACGCCGCGCCCGCGTGCCCGCGGCCTCGCCCCGCCTGCACCCCGCCTGAGCTCTGCCGACGCACGCCAACGCTCCGCCAGCTCACCGACTGCGCGGTCATGCCCCCTCCGCGTACTCCACGTGGCACCGCGATCCCGCCATCGCCGGCGTGTGAGCGATTGCCTCGACCGGGCCGCAGTCCCAGCGTGGCGCAGTGTCCGGCTCCAGCGTCACACCTGCCTCCCGTGCCCCATCGCGATCCCGCCTGCTCTGGCCGCTCCTCGGCGGGCTCGGGTTTGTCCTCGTTCTCGCCGTCGTCTACCAGGCGGTGTGGTCCGCCGGTTTCATCTGGGATGACGAGTCCCACCTGACGGAGAACCCGTGCATCATTGGTCCACTCGGGCTGCGCGAGGTCTGGACCAGCGCCTCGGCGAACTACTTCCCGCTGGTCCTGACCCATCTCTGGGTGCAGCACGCGATCTGGGGGCTCCAGCCGCTTCCGTATCACCTCGCCAGTCTCCTGCTTCACGCCCTCAGCGCTTTCCTGCTCGCTCGCGTCCTGCTGCGCCTGCGGGTGCCGGGCGCCTGGCTTGGCGCCGCCTTGTGGGCGTTCCACCCGATCGCCGTCGAATCGGTGGCGTGGATCTCGGAGCTGAAGAACACCCAGTCCGCGGTATTTTACCTGCTGGCAGCCCTCGCCTACCTGCGCTGGCTCGACGCCACCGAGCCCGGCGCCCGCCGTCGCGCCTACGCGCTCACCGTCCTAAGCTTCGCCGCCGCCCTGCTCAGCAAGCCGTCCACGGTCATGTTGCCCGCCGCGCTTCTGCTCTGCGCGTACGCCCGCGACCGCCGCACATCCTGGCGCAACGTCGCCTGGCTCCTGCCGCTCTTCGCCCTGGCGGCACTGGCTTCGGGCTGGACCGTCTGGGAGCAAAAGTACCACTCCTTCGCCGCCGGCCCCGAGTGGGCGCTCACGCCGCTTCAGCGTGCGGCGATTGCGGGCAAGGCCGTCTGGTTCTACCTCGGCAAACTCGCCTGGCCCGAGCCGCTGATGTTCGTCTATCCGCGGTGGCAGCCCGCCGCCGACCCGCTTGCGCTCCTGCCTTTGCTCGGCGCCATCGCACTGCCGCTGGCGCTGGCCGCGCTCCGTCATCCCGTCGCCCGCGCCGCCATCTGGGCCTACGGCTACTTTGTCCTGCTGCTGTTTCCCGTCCTCGGCTTCTTCGACGTTTACTACTTCCGCTATTCCTTCGTCGCGGATCATTTTCAGTACCTCGCCAGCATGGGGCCACTCGCCCTGGCCGGCGCCGGCATCGTCACGGTTGGCCGGCATGTTGCCGGCTTCGGTCGCGCCGCCGTCGTCGTCGCGACGGCACTGGTCCTTATCATGCTCGCCACGCTGACGTGGCGGCATGCGTGGACGTTCTCCACCCCGACGACCCTCTGGCGCGCCACGCAGGAGCGAAACCCAAACTGCTGGATCGCTGAGTCGATCCTCGGCAATGACGCGCGCGATGCCGGGCGGCTCGACGACGCACTGCAGATGCACCGCCACGCGCTGGCCCTCGATCCGTACGCCCATGAGGCGTACTACAATCTCGGGCTCACCTTGGTGAAACTCGGCCGCACCGAGGAGGCGATCGCCCAATACCAACGCGCGCTCGCGATCAAACCCAACTTCCACGAGGCGGAACATAACTTGGGCGTCGCCCTCGCCACTGCCGGTCGCCCAGCCGAGGCAATTCCCCACTATCGTCAGGCGTTGCGCTTCAAGCCACTGGCGGAGTCGCACTACATGCTTGCTCTCTCGCTGACGCTCACCGGTGCCGGCGACGAAGCGATCGCGCACTACCAGCAGGCACTGCAACTGCGCCCAAATTACCGTTCTGTGCATTATGCGCTCGGCCGCACTTATGAGTTGCTGGAGCGCCACCGCGAGGCGGCCGCGGAATTCCGTGCCGAGCTGGGGTTGGATGCCACTTCGTTCCCGGCGCGCGTCCATCTCGCCGCCGCCCAATACCGGCTCGGCGACGCCCGTGCTGCCGGTCGCGAATACGAAACCGCGCTCCGACTGGAGCCGGATCACGCCGACGCCCAGTGCGATTATGCCGCCGTGCTCGCCGCCACCGGCGACATCGCGCGCGCAGTCGAACACTACCAGGCGGCAGTGCGCCTCGAGCCAGATCTCGCCGCCGCGCACCACAATCTTGCGGTGCATCTGCAGGCGCTGGGCCGCTCCGCGGAAAGCGCCGCGCACGCGGCGATCGCTCGCCGGCTACAGCCGAATCTGCCGGCTTTGCCGTCGCGTTAAGGTTCGTCCCTCCGGCGGCGCCAAACCCACGGCGCCCCGGGGTTAGCTCGTCCGCGGCTGCGCCTCTGGCTTCGATTCCGTCTCGGACTTTGGCTCCGTCTCCGGCTTCGGCACTGATTCTGGCTCGGGTTTGCCGGCGTCCTGCGGCTTGTTCGCGGCTTCCGGCTGGACAGCCGCATCCGCCGCGGGTTTGGCGTCCGCTTTCGGCTTCGGCGCGCCCACGAGCACGGTCAACTGCTCCTGCACGGCCACGAAAAACTCCGGCGTCAGCTCGCCGATCGGCACCTCAAACATCTGCTTCGTCTTGGCGTGTTCGTAGCGGTTGCGCAGGCCGTCGCTCGACTTGCCGCGCGGCCGCAGCGTCTTCTTGCGCTCCAGCATCAGCGCCAGGAACTGCAGCAGGCGTGTGTTCTCCGGCGTCGGCTCCGTGGTCGGATCCGCCAGGGTCGCAAACAGATTTTCCGCCGTCAGCTTCAGCGCCCGGTCGTTGTTCTCGCCCGCCTTGCGCGGCTTGTACGCCTGCACCCAGCGGCACGCGATAAACCCCTCCGGCGCAAAGTTCGCGGTATGCTGCTCGAGCACATCGTAGCGCACGATGTCCAGGTTCGCCGCGCGCACCAGAAAGCTCGCGACCCGCCCGCCTTCAACAAACGGCTCGCCCGAGACGAAGCACGTTTTCGCCAGCGGCTGCAGATTCATTTCCATAGGCTTTCTTGTTTACTGGGCGAGATGCCGGACGCTAGCTCTTTCCCGCCGCATGAATGGGAGACTCATCGCCATCGGTGACATCCACGGCTGTCACCTCGAATTTGCCGATCTTCTCTCGCGCCTCGCCCTGAGCCGCGGCGACCGCCTCGTGCTGCTTGGCGACCTCATCAACCGCGGCCCCGACAGCCGCAAGGTCATCGATCTCGCCCGCGAGGCCGGCGCGCTCGCACTGATGGGCAATCACGAACTGCGGCTCCTCAAGTATCGTCGCACCGGTGACAAGCGGTACGTGAAGGACACCGACCTCGAGACGTTCAAGCTGCTGCGCCCGGCCGACTGGGAGTTTCTCGCCGGCATGGCGCTGACGTACCACGAGCCCGATCTCAACACCGTGTTCGTCCACGGCGGTTTCCTGCCCGACCAACCATGGGAGAAGCAGCCGGCTGAGGTGGTGACGCGGGTGCAAGTCATTGACCAGGACGGCCGCCCCGCCAAACGCGCCGAGCGACCCGATGCCCCCATGTGGGCCGACCTGTGGAGCGGCCCGCCGTTCGTCATCTACGGCCACACGCCGCGCGAAGAGGTCTACAAACTCAAGTGGTCGCTTGGCCTGGACACCGGCTGCGTCGTCGGCGGCCACCTCACGGCGTACATCCTCCCAGAAAAACGTTTCGTTCAGGTGAAAGCCCGCCAACGGTACTGGCCATGACGACGCCCTCCTCGGACTCCCCGAATTCCGCCGCCGCAACCACCGATGCCGCGCTCGCCGACACGCTGCTCATGTGCGTGGATATGCAGCCGGTTTTCGTTCGCGCCGTGGCCGAGGGAACCAGCATCCAGAAGCGCTGCGCATTCGCCCTCGCCGCCGCCCGCGGTCTCGGCATGCCGATCATATTCACCGAGCAGGTGCCCGACAAACTCGGCGCCACCGATCCCGCCTTGCGCGCGCTTGCGCCCGACGCGCCGGTGTATCCGAAACGCACCTTCTCCGTCCTCGCCGACGCCGCCACCCGCGACGCCATCCTCGCCGACGGCAAGGTCCAGCATCTACTGCTCTGCGGCATCGAGACCTCGGTGTGCGTCTACCAGACCGCGCTCGCCGCCCGCGAACACGGCCTGGAGGTTACGATTCTCAGCGACGCCGTGAGCGCGCGTCGACCCGACGACGCTCGTGCCTGCCTCGAGGCGCTTGCCCGCGCCGGGGTGCACGTACTGCCGTCGGAAACGATCTTCTACGCTGTGCTCCACGACGTGAAGCACCCCTTCTTCAAGGCGTACACCCAGCTGGTGAAGGCGGCCTCCTGAGCCTCTGGCCGGGATTACGGTTGCCGCCGCCGGGGCGCGTAGGCTTGGCTTCGGCCCGAATCATGGCCGACGACGTCTCCCTCCTGCTCGTCCGCGAGTTGAAGGCATTCGATGCCTCCTCGCACGGGCGCCCGTTCTCCAGTCTCCTCGTCCTCAAGCGGCTCGCCGCGAAGACCGCATCCAACGGCAATCCGTTCTGCAGCCTCGAGCTCGGCGACCGCACCGGCTCATTCACGTGCACCGTGTTCGGCGACAGCCCCGTTTTCGAGATACTGCGCAACGCCGGCGAGGGCGCGGTGGTCCGCGTCGAGGGCAAGGTTGAGTTCTACCAGGGCCGCTTCTCACCGCGGCTGGCGAAGGTCGTCGCCCTCGCCGAGACCGAGCTCGGCGCGCCCGGCCTGCTCGAAAATCTGGTCGAGGTCGCGCCCGAGGACCACGAGGGCATGTGGACTGAGATCCAGGCGTTCATCGACGGCATCAAGCACGACGCCCTGCGGATGACCGTGCGCACCGTGTTCGAAGAGGTCGGCGAGGCATTCCGCTGGACGCCCGCCGCCGTCAGCATGCACCACGCGTACCGGCACGGCCTGCTGGAGCACACCACCCACATGGCGCGTGCCTGCCACGCCTTGCTTCCGCTTTATCCGCAGGTCGACCCCGATCTCGCGATGGCCGGCATCCTCCTGCACGACACCGGCAAGACCATCGAGTACGAGGGCACTCTCGCCACTCGCCGCAGCCGCCGCGGCATCCTGCAGGGCCACGTCGTTCTGGGCTACCAACTCGCCCGCAAGGCCGGCATCAAGGCCCACCTCGACCCCGAGCGTCTCGAGCGGCTCGAGCACATCATTCTCTCGCACCAGGGTGAGCCCGAATGGGGCGCGGCCGTCTACGCCGCCACGCCCGAGGCCGTCTTCGTGTCGATGATCGACAACCTCGACGCCAAGATGGGCATGGTCCAGCGCGCCCTCCGCCAGGCCGGCGAAGCCGACGAGTTCTCCGAACGCCTGCCAGGCCTCAGCACCACCCTCCTCACGCGCAAGATCCCGGCCGCAGCTTCCATTCCCCCACCCGCGCCCGCTTCCGAGCCGCCGTCTGCCTAGGCGGTCCCCGCAGTCCTTTTCCCACTCTGCCGCCGCCATTCTTGAGGGGCCAGGGGCCTGTTCTCGTCGTCGCGTGAGGCACTCGGCGCCAAGCGACGGCGATTGAATTCACACGGGCCAAATTGCCGTTCGCGCCAACGCCAGCATACTACGGGTCCACCCGCGCTTGATCCTATCCCCGTGGCCCCACCGATCTCCACCTTCCCGCCGCCTGCGGATCCTCTCACCAACTCGATTCTTCAGGAACTGGAGCAAGCTCGGCTCGAGGGCCTTCGGGTCTGCCACCGCCTCCGCGAGCAAGCAGCGGTCAATCCCTCGGTCGGCGAGGACGCCCGCCAGGTGGAGGCGTTGCTGACGCGCGTGACGCATATCGCGGCACAGGTTCGCGAAGGAGTCTTCCCAGCCGTTCCACCCAAAGACCAGGACCCGCAGTTCCGCCATATTTTCGACGCCGTGCCCGGCATGATTTGTGTGCTTAACGCCAAGGGGGAGGTGGAGCTGCTCAATGCGCGCGTCCTGGAGTATTTCGGCCGCTCCCTCGAGGAGCTGAAGAACTGGGCGCTGCTTGACGCCGTCCACCCGGACGACGTGAGCGGTGTGATCGAGGCGTGGCGGCACTCCGTCGCCACGGGCGAGCCATTCGATCGCGAGCAGCGGCAGCGCCGCGCAGACGGCGTCTACCGCTGGCAGCATTCTCGCGCCGAGCCGGTCCGGGATGAACTCGGGCGGGTTGCCGCCTGGTACATGCTGATCACCGATATCGACGATCTGCGGCAAACCGCCGATGCCCTGCGTCGGTCGGAGCAGTCGGCCCGCAGCCAGAGCAGCGCCTTGCGGCGCATTCTCGACGCGCTCGCGCACGAATCATCGGTGGACCGGATCGTCGAACACATGCTGGCGACGATCACCGAGCAGCTGCATGCCCACAGCTGCAGCGTATGGTCCCGGGATACCGATACCGGACTGCTCCACTTCGCGTTCTCCTCCGGCACGCAGGGCTTCCGGACGCGGGCCGACGTCAGGTGCACCAAGACATTTTCGTCGGAACGCGGCACGGAACTCTGGCCGGGCGTCGATCTCTTCCAGGCCGGCTCGCCTCAGGTGGTCGAAGACATCCGAAACATGCCGGATTTTCCATGGCGCTCCGACCTCCTCGCCCAGGGTATCGTCACGGTGCTGGTGATTCCGATGGTCATCGCGAGCGAGGTGCGAGGGATCCTGGGCATCCGATTCGACCAGAAGCGGTCGCTCCGGCCCGAGGAAATCCAGCTCGCCCAACTCCTTGCCAATCAGGCGATGCTCGCCATGCAGCTCAGCCGGATTTCCGCCGAGAATCGGCAGACTGCAGTCCTGGCGGAGCGGAATCGGATGGCCCGTGACATGCATGACACGCTCGCGCAGGGATTCACCGGCATCATCGTGCAACTGGAGGCGGCCGCCGATGCCACTTCGCGCGGGTTGTCTGCCGCGGCCGCCGACCATGTCGCCCGCGCCGGCGGTCTTGCTCGCGATAGTCTCAAGGACGCCCGGCGGTCCGTGCAGGCCCTGCGCCCCCAGGCGCTCGAGCAGCAGGATTTCAGCGCGGCCCTGCGCGAAATGGTCCAAAAGCTGACTGCGCGCACCACCCTGCAGCCGCGGATCGAGGTCTCCGGTACTCCGCGGACGCTGGCCGTCACGCACGAAGACAATCTACTCCGAATCAGCCAGGAGGTCCTCACCAACGCTCTTCGCCATGCGCAAGCGACCGATTTCTCCGTCCGCCTGGCATTCACCGACCAGGAGCTGTCTCTTGAGCTACGCGACAATGGCCGCGGTTTCGATCTGGCCCAGCGCAGCGAGGGCCTTGGGCTGCTCGGCATCAGGGAGCGAACGGAGCAAATCGGCGGGACGTTGACCATCACGACCGCTGTCGGCCAAGGCACCATCACGCGAATCGTTCTGCCGCTCGCGCCGTCGCTCGCTCGAGCCACCCCATGAATCGCCCCGCTGCCATGCATCCGGTCGCCACGTCCACCGCGCCATCGATCCGCGTCCTCGTGGCCGACGATCACGTCACCGTCCGGGAGGGGCTGGTCGCGATTATCGGACGCCAGCCCGACATGACGGTGGTCGCCGAGGCTGCGAATGGCCGCGAAGCCGTGACGCTGTGGGCGCGGCACCGCCCCGATCTCACCTTGCTCGACCTCCAGATGCCCCTCCTCGATGGGGTGCGCGCACTCGAGGAAATCCGCCAGCTGGATGCCAACGCCCGAGCGGTCATGCTCACCACGTTCGACACCGACGCTGACATTGCCCGCGCGATCAAAGCCGGGGCCCGCGGTTACCTGCTGAAAGACGCGCCGCGCGAAGAACTGCTCGCCGGAATTCGAAAGGTGCACGCGGGGGAGACGTCAATTGGACCGGCTATCGTCGCGAAGCTCGTCGCGGGCATCAGCCATGAGGCGCTCACCCGACGCGAACAGGAGGTCCTCGCCCTGCTTGCCCGCGGCAAGAGCAACAAGGAGATTGGGACGGACCTCTTCATCAGCGAAACCACGGTGAAGTCGCACCTCCGCGGCATCTTCACCAAGCTGAACGTCCTGAGTCGCACCGAAGCCATCGCCGCCGCCAGCCGGCGGGGCCTCGTGCAAATCTGAATGCGCATCGCTCTCGGGATCCGCGTCGCCGCCACCAGCGGCACCACTGGCCGATAACCCCGGAGCGCCGCGTTCTCCTGCGAAAGGAGGACCCGGGATTCCCTCTTTGGGACCGCCGAGAATTCCTCCGCACGGCCAATGGTGCCGGTTCGGGACCGTCGGTATAGTCGCCGTCCTTCCCCGTCGCGACGCCACTCTCACCCTATGGACGCCATCGAATCCGTTCCCACTACCCCAGAGACCTACGATCTGCTCGTCCTGGGCAGCGGCGAAGCAGGCAAATATCTCGCCTGGACGATGGCCAGAAAGGGACTCAAGACCGCCGTCGTGGAACGCCGCTACATCGGCGGTTCCTGCCCCAACATCGCGTGCCTCCCGACCAAGAATCTGATCCACAGCGCGAAGATCGCCTCGCTGTTCACGCGTCGGCACGAGTTCGGCCTCTCGACCGACCACGCAAAAATCAACATGCCCGCAGTGCGGGAGCGGATCCGGCGCATGGTGTTGGAACTCGTCGAGCTCCACCGCGCCAATTTCGAGGCCAGCGGTACGGAGCTCATCATGGGCACCGGCCGCTTCGTCGGCGAACGGACGCTCGCCGTCGCCTTGTCGGGCGGTGGCGAACGAAGGTTACAGGCCAGCAACGTCGTCATCAGCACCGGCAGTCGCGCCACGATCGCTGCCATTCCCGGGCTTCCGGAGGCTCAGCCATTGACGCACATCGAGGCGCTCGAACTCGATGTCGTGCCGCCGCATCTCGTGATCCTCGGCGGCGGTTATGCGGGACTCGAGTTTGCCCAAGCCATGCGGCGCCTCGGCAGCAAGGTCACGGTCGTCGAGCGGAATGACCGCCTCGCCCACCGGGAGGATGGCGACGTCTCCGATGCGTTCCATGCGCTCTTCCGTGATGACGGGATCGAGGTGCTCACGGGCGCGACGGTCGTTCGCGTCGAGGGAATATCCGGACGAGGTGTGACCCTCCACATCGTCCGGGCGGACGCGGAGATGAGAGTAACCGGCTCCCATCTTTTGGTTGCCGCGGGCCGGACGCCCAACACCAGCGACCTCGGTCTGGCCCGCGCCGGCGTCGAAATCACCCCACACGGTTTTGTGAAGGTCAACGAGCGGCTCGAGACGACCGCGTCGGGCGTGTGGGCCGTCGGAGACTGCGCCGGCAGCCCCCATTTCACCCATGTGGCTTTCGACGATTTCCGGGTCGTGCGCGACAACCTCTCGGGCGGCGCTCGGGTGACGACCGCGCGGCTGGTGCCATCCTGCGTGTTCACGGATCCTCAGTTCGCGCGCATTGGCCTCAACGAAACCGAGGCCCACGCCCGCGGCATCGCTTATCGCGTGGCCAAACTGCCCATGGCGGCGGTCCTTCGTACCCGCACCCTGTCCGCATCGCGGGGCTTTCTCAAAGCCCTACTCGAGCCGGTAACGGATCGCATCCTGGGCTTTGCCGCGTTCGGTGTGGACGCAGGTGAAATGCTGGCCGCCGTGCAGGTGGCCATGATGGCGGACCTTCCATTCACCCGGCTGCGGGACTCCATCTTCGCCCATCCCACGCTCAGCGAAGGCCTCGTCATGTTGTTCGCCGCGGTGCCCGCCGCGACAGAGCCCGCGCCGAGAAAGGACGGTACCGCGTCCTCGGCGGCGCGGTAAACGGCGACGTGAGCGGAGGGTCGTTACCGAAATCCGGCCTCCGGAATTTTCCCCGCGACCCGACGCATCGTCACAACCGGCCGACCTTCATTCCCAATATGCACCAATCCAAAGTCTGGCTCGTAACAGGAAGCGCCAGCGGCCTCGGCCGCTTTATCGCGGAGGCTGTCCTCCAGTCCGGTGATCGCCTGGTGGCGACCGCACGTGAGCCGCTTCGTTTACACGACCTCGCCGAACAGTACGGCCCCCAGATTCGCGTTGCGCCACTCGACGTGGTCGATGGTGCGGCGGCGAACGCCGCCGTGCAGTTGGCCCGTTCGGCCTTTGGCCGGCTTGACGTCGTTGTGAATAACGCGGGCTACGGCGATACCTCGCCGTTTGAACAGATGAGCGCGCCGCGATTTGCGGCCGTGATCGACACCAACCTCTTCGGGGTCGTCAACGTGACGCGCGCCGCATTGCCGATCATGCGACAGCAACGGAGCGGCTGCATCCTGCAGATTTCATCGGTCGGAGGCCGGCTCAGCAGCCCAGGCAACGCCGCCTACCATGCCGCCAAATGGGCCGTGGGCGGATTCACCGAGGCTCTCGCCCAGGAGGTGGCGCCCTTCGGTGTCCGCGTGTGTGCGCTCGAACCTGGCGGCATGCGCACCAGCTGGGGTCTCCGCGCCAACCGCGAAATTCCTTCCCTGTTGCCGGAGTACGAGCCCTCGGTCGGTGCTTTCATCAAGGCCGTCGCACCCGTCTGGGGTAACGAAAACAGCGATCCCGCCAAAGTCGCCCAGGTCATTTTGCGCCTGGCGGACATGGACCGTCTTCCCGCGCACCTCTTGCTCGGCAGCGACGCTGTTCAATTTGCTGCCCAAGCCGAGGCCAGCCGTTCGGCGGACGCCAGCCGCTGGCGCGAACTAAGTGTATCCACCGACGCTGCGGGGGCACCTGCCCTGCCAAACGTCCGATTCTGAACCCGCGACGCGCACGTCGCCTGCCTGACCACGCGTCCGCCCGGCGCCCGTCTCCCCCACGCCTTTACCTCGCCCACACCTGCCATGAAGATCGTCAGCTTCCGCCAGTCGCTTCCCATCACCGATCCCAATAGCTTCCTCGACCTTGCCGGGGACCCGCCTCGGCCGGGCCCTCGTGACCTGCTGGTTGAGGTGCACGCCATTTCCGTCAATCCCGTCGATGCCAAGATCCGGGCAGGCGGCGGCCCAGGACGTCCCGACGGGGAGCTGCAAATTCTCGGTTGGGACGCCGCGGGCGTGGTGAAGGCAGTTGGGGCGGAGGTGACGCTCTTCCGGCCGGGGGACGAAGTGTATTACGCCGGCTCGCTCGATCGCCCGGGTTCCTACGCGGAGTTACAATGCGTTGATGAACGGATCGTCGGGCGTCGACCCAGGAGCTTGGATTTCGCGGCGGCCGCCGCCCTTCCCCTCACGACGATCACCGCGTGGGAGTTGTTGTTTGACCGGCTCCGGATCCTCCCCGCCACCCCGGGCGCGTTACTGATTGTGGGCGGTGCGGGCGGCGTGGGCTCGATGGCGATCCAACTCGCCCGGCAACTCACCGGGTTGACGGTGATCGCCACGGCGTCCCGCCCGGAAACACGGCTTTGGTGCGAGCATATGGGCGCGCACCACGTCATTGACCATGGCCAGCCTCTAGCCGCACAGGTCCGCCGCGTGGCTCCAGACGGGGTGAACTACACCCTCGCGCTCACTCGGACCGAAGATCACTTCGAGCAGATCATCGCCGCGATGGCGCCGCAGGGAGCGATCGGCGTCATTGAAAACCCCTCTCGTCCCCTGGAGCTGACCTGGCTCAAACCCAAGAGCCTCGCGCTGCACTGGGAATTCATGTTCACACGGTCCCGGTATCAAACGCCGGACATGGCCGAGCAGGGCCGGCTCTTGAACGAGGTGGCGGCGTTGGTCGATGCGGGGCGGATCCAGACCACGATGCAGGCTAACTTCGGGCCCATCACCGCCGCCAATCTCCGCCAAGCGCATGCTCTCGTCGAGACAGGCCGAACCATCGGAAAAATCGTGCTCGCCGGCTTCCCTCACGCCACGCCGCCGGAGACGTAAGTGCGTCCCCGAAAGCCCAACCGGCGTCCAGTTCGTCAATACCGAGAACCGCCGCATCCTCGATGGGGCGAGGAAGGCGACGCTTTTCGTCTCGCCCACCGTCACCCTCTGCCCGCTATTTTCGGCGCATGTCTGACGCGAAGCTGACGCCGATGATGCAGCAGTACTTTGAGGTGCGCCGGGGACTCTCCCGGGACACGCTCCTGCTGTTTCGCCTGGGCGATTTCTTCGAGATGTTCTTCGAGGATGCGGTCACCGCCTCGAAGCTGCTGGGGCTCACCCTCACCAAGCGCCAGGACCACCCGATGGCGGGCATCCCGGCGCAGGCGCTCGATACCTACGTCACGAAGCTCCTCGCCGCCGGCAAGAAGGTCGCGGTCTGCGACCAGGCGGAGCCCGCCAAGGCCGGCAAACTCGTCCGCCGCCAGCTCACACGCATCCTTTCGCCCGGTACGACTCTCGCCGCCAACCAGCTGGATGCGGTGCGCAACCATTACCTGGCGGCCCTCGCGGTGGACAAACACGGGCTGCACGCCGCCTGGCTCGATCTCTCCACCGGCGAGTTCAAGGTCGCGACCGATGAGCGCGTCGCGAATCTCCTGCCCGTCCTCACCGCCCTCGACCCCGCCGAGATCCTGATCACCGAGGGCGAGCGCGAGCGTTGGGCCGCCGCCCCGCACGAGCAGACCGAGCTCCACGCCCTCCACGCGTTTTGCAACAACCGGCTCGCATCCGAACTGCCCGGCTACCATTTCGACGCCACCACGGGCGCCAAGACGGTGATGGACACGCTCGGGGTCCTCAACCTCGAGGGCTTCGGCCTCGCGCACACGCACGCCGCCCTCGGCGCCGCCGGCGCGCTCGTGTACTACGCCACGGAAAATCTCTGCGCGAAGCCCGAGAACCTTCGTGGGCTCCAGGAATACCGCAGCACGCGCACCCTCCTCCTCGATCCGGCCACGCTGCGCAATCTCGAGATCTTCAACTCCGTCCGTGGCGGTCGCGATGGCTCGCTGCTCAACGCGATCAACCGCACAGCCACCCCCGCCGGCGCGCGGCTGCTCGAGCGCTGGCTCGCCGCCCCCGTCCTCGACCTCGCCGAAACCAATCGCCGCCAGCAAATCGTGGGCGAGCTTCGGGCGGA
Proteins encoded in this region:
- a CDS encoding FAD-dependent oxidoreductase; translated protein: MDAIESVPTTPETYDLLVLGSGEAGKYLAWTMARKGLKTAVVERRYIGGSCPNIACLPTKNLIHSAKIASLFTRRHEFGLSTDHAKINMPAVRERIRRMVLELVELHRANFEASGTELIMGTGRFVGERTLAVALSGGGERRLQASNVVISTGSRATIAAIPGLPEAQPLTHIEALELDVVPPHLVILGGGYAGLEFAQAMRRLGSKVTVVERNDRLAHREDGDVSDAFHALFRDDGIEVLTGATVVRVEGISGRGVTLHIVRADAEMRVTGSHLLVAAGRTPNTSDLGLARAGVEITPHGFVKVNERLETTASGVWAVGDCAGSPHFTHVAFDDFRVVRDNLSGGARVTTARLVPSCVFTDPQFARIGLNETEAHARGIAYRVAKLPMAAVLRTRTLSASRGFLKALLEPVTDRILGFAAFGVDAGEMLAAVQVAMMADLPFTRLRDSIFAHPTLSEGLVMLFAAVPAATEPAPRKDGTASSAAR
- a CDS encoding SDR family NAD(P)-dependent oxidoreductase codes for the protein MHQSKVWLVTGSASGLGRFIAEAVLQSGDRLVATAREPLRLHDLAEQYGPQIRVAPLDVVDGAAANAAVQLARSAFGRLDVVVNNAGYGDTSPFEQMSAPRFAAVIDTNLFGVVNVTRAALPIMRQQRSGCILQISSVGGRLSSPGNAAYHAAKWAVGGFTEALAQEVAPFGVRVCALEPGGMRTSWGLRANREIPSLLPEYEPSVGAFIKAVAPVWGNENSDPAKVAQVILRLADMDRLPAHLLLGSDAVQFAAQAEASRSADASRWRELSVSTDAAGAPALPNVRF
- a CDS encoding zinc-binding alcohol dehydrogenase family protein, with product MKIVSFRQSLPITDPNSFLDLAGDPPRPGPRDLLVEVHAISVNPVDAKIRAGGGPGRPDGELQILGWDAAGVVKAVGAEVTLFRPGDEVYYAGSLDRPGSYAELQCVDERIVGRRPRSLDFAAAAALPLTTITAWELLFDRLRILPATPGALLIVGGAGGVGSMAIQLARQLTGLTVIATASRPETRLWCEHMGAHHVIDHGQPLAAQVRRVAPDGVNYTLALTRTEDHFEQIIAAMAPQGAIGVIENPSRPLELTWLKPKSLALHWEFMFTRSRYQTPDMAEQGRLLNEVAALVDAGRIQTTMQANFGPITAANLRQAHALVETGRTIGKIVLAGFPHATPPET